In Jejubacter calystegiae, the following are encoded in one genomic region:
- the fliP gene encoding flagellar type III secretion system pore protein FliP (The bacterial flagellar biogenesis protein FliP forms a type III secretion system (T3SS)-type pore required for flagellar assembly.), translating into MSFTLNRRLMPLLALAFLILLPVQSALAADAGIVISRPLPGGGESWSLPVQTLVLLTSLTFLPAVLLMMTGFTRIIIVLGLLRNALGTPSSPPNQVLLGLALFLTFFVMSPVFDKVYQDAYLPLSEDKINMETALDRAASPLREFMLNQTRETDLALYARLAKENGFQGPEDVPMRVLLPAFVTSELKTAFQIGFTIFIPFLIIDLVIASVLMALGMMMVPPAGISLPFKLMLFVLVDGWQLLTGSLAQSFFS; encoded by the coding sequence ATGAGCTTTACCCTGAACCGTCGTCTGATGCCGCTGCTGGCGCTGGCGTTTCTGATATTGCTGCCTGTACAGAGCGCGCTGGCCGCTGATGCGGGAATCGTGATTAGCCGACCGCTGCCCGGCGGCGGCGAAAGCTGGTCACTGCCGGTGCAGACGCTGGTCCTGCTGACGTCGCTGACCTTCCTGCCCGCGGTGCTGCTGATGATGACCGGTTTTACCCGCATTATTATCGTGCTGGGTCTGCTGCGTAACGCCCTGGGCACGCCGTCGTCCCCGCCGAACCAGGTGCTGCTGGGACTGGCGCTATTCTTAACCTTTTTCGTGATGTCGCCGGTTTTCGACAAGGTGTATCAGGACGCTTACCTGCCGCTGTCCGAAGATAAAATTAATATGGAAACCGCCCTCGATCGTGCGGCCAGTCCGCTGCGTGAATTTATGCTAAACCAGACCCGGGAAACCGACCTGGCGCTCTATGCCCGGCTGGCGAAAGAGAATGGATTTCAGGGGCCGGAAGATGTACCGATGCGCGTTCTGCTGCCGGCGTTTGTTACCAGCGAGCTGAAAACCGCATTCCAGATAGGCTTTACCATCTTTATACCATTTTTGATTATCGACCTGGTGATCGCCAGCGTGCTGATGGCGCTGGGGATGATGATGGTGCCGCCAGCCGGTATTTCGCTGCCCTTCAAATTGATGCTGTTCGTTCTGGTGGATGGCTGGCAGCTATTGACCGGTTCGCTCGCCCAGAGCTTTTTCAGTTAA
- the fliO gene encoding flagellar biosynthetic protein FliO, which translates to MKNQVSIPAPSAPVTTPASLMVNVGGALCFILLFILAIAWLVRRFNLTSLKHPGQRLLSVKSQCSLGQKAQVAVVEIEGKWLVLGVTAEQVTHLHTLDARAADGEPETGKAVVDFQAALGALLKKGRKPESPQ; encoded by the coding sequence ATGAAAAATCAGGTTTCCATCCCGGCGCCATCGGCGCCTGTGACCACGCCGGCTTCACTGATGGTGAACGTCGGCGGGGCACTCTGTTTTATCCTGTTGTTTATTCTGGCCATCGCCTGGCTGGTGCGCCGGTTTAACCTGACCTCGCTGAAGCACCCCGGTCAGCGGCTGCTGAGCGTTAAGAGTCAGTGCTCGCTGGGACAGAAGGCGCAGGTGGCGGTGGTAGAGATTGAAGGCAAGTGGCTGGTGCTGGGCGTAACGGCGGAGCAGGTGACGCATCTGCATACCCTGGACGCTCGGGCGGCGGACGGCGAACCGGAAACCGGCAAAGCCGTCGTGGATTTTCAGGCGGCGCTGGGGGCGCTGCTGAAGAAGGGTCGTAAACCGGAGTCACCGCAATGA
- the fliN gene encoding flagellar motor switch protein FliN, which translates to MNDTQQPSSPEKESVDDLWGEAMSEQLTAESSAVFQALDKESPQMNLSADLDLIMDIPVKMTVELGRTKMTIKELLRLSQGSVVSLDGLAGEPLDILINGYLIAQGEVVVVSDKFGIRITDIITPSERMRRLSR; encoded by the coding sequence ATGAATGATACCCAACAGCCGTCCAGCCCGGAAAAGGAGTCTGTGGACGATCTTTGGGGCGAGGCGATGAGCGAGCAGCTCACCGCTGAAAGCAGCGCCGTTTTCCAGGCCCTGGATAAAGAAAGCCCGCAGATGAATCTGTCCGCCGATCTCGATCTGATTATGGATATTCCCGTCAAAATGACGGTGGAACTGGGGCGCACCAAGATGACTATCAAAGAGCTACTGCGCCTGAGTCAGGGCTCAGTGGTGTCTCTTGACGGTCTGGCCGGTGAGCCGCTGGATATTCTGATCAACGGTTACCTGATAGCCCAGGGCGAAGTGGTGGTGGTGTCCGATAAATTCGGCATCCGCATTACCGATATCATCACGCCTTCCGAACGTATGCGCCGTCTGAGCCGCTGA
- the fliM gene encoding flagellar motor switch protein FliM, producing MSDSILSQAEIDRLLNGGSGAENDTAAQNAALPGDNVTPYDPTTQRRVVRERLQSLEIINERFARQFRIGLFNLLRRSPDVTVGNIKIQPYLEFARNLPVPTNLNLVHLNPLRGTALFVFSPNLVFVAVDNLFGGDGRFPTKVEGREFTPTEQRIIKRILNMALDAYSEAWSSIYKLDVEYVRAEIQVKFTNITTSPNDIVVTTPFYVEIGAQSGEFEICIPFSMIEPLRELLTSPPLENSRQEDEQWRDTLATQVKASEVELVANFARIPTRLSRVLKMKEGDVIPIDAPERTEVTVDDVPVLYGKYGSLNGQYALKVEHLFNSALQSLNDEELPHE from the coding sequence ATGTCTGACAGCATCTTATCCCAGGCCGAAATCGACCGCCTGCTTAACGGCGGCAGTGGCGCGGAAAACGATACCGCTGCCCAGAACGCTGCTCTGCCGGGCGATAACGTGACGCCCTATGATCCCACTACGCAGCGTCGCGTGGTGCGCGAGCGTCTTCAGTCTCTGGAGATTATCAACGAACGCTTTGCCCGACAGTTTCGTATCGGGCTATTCAACCTGCTACGCCGCAGCCCGGATGTCACCGTCGGCAATATTAAGATTCAACCGTACCTCGAGTTCGCACGTAATCTGCCGGTGCCCACCAACCTGAACCTGGTGCACCTGAACCCATTGCGTGGTACGGCGCTGTTCGTCTTTTCGCCCAATCTGGTGTTCGTGGCCGTGGATAACCTGTTTGGCGGCGACGGGCGTTTTCCGACCAAGGTCGAGGGGCGTGAATTTACGCCGACCGAACAGCGCATCATCAAGCGCATCCTGAATATGGCGCTGGATGCCTACAGTGAAGCGTGGAGCTCCATTTATAAACTGGATGTCGAGTACGTACGTGCTGAAATCCAGGTGAAGTTTACCAATATCACCACGTCGCCGAACGATATTGTGGTGACCACGCCGTTTTACGTGGAGATTGGCGCGCAGAGCGGGGAATTTGAGATCTGTATCCCTTTTAGCATGATTGAGCCACTGCGCGAGCTGCTGACCAGCCCACCGCTGGAAAACTCGCGTCAGGAAGACGAACAGTGGCGCGATACCCTGGCCACCCAGGTGAAAGCGTCCGAAGTAGAGCTGGTCGCGAACTTCGCCCGGATCCCTACCCGTCTTTCGCGAGTGCTTAAGATGAAAGAGGGTGATGTCATTCCGATCGACGCGCCAGAACGCACCGAAGTGACGGTTGATGATGTCCCTGTGCTGTACGGGAAGTACGGCAGCCTGAATGGTCAGTACGCGTTGAAGGTAGAACACCTGTTTAACTCCGCATTACAGTCCCTGAACGACGAGGAATTACCCCATGAATGA
- the fliL gene encoding flagellar basal body-associated protein FliL, with amino-acid sequence MAKKDSADEKKKKGGLGVALFALIALGACAAAGYTWYELKNVKSQIANGVEEQPPVVSQVPLYMPLETFTVSLKPTEEDADRVLYIGLTLRLRDENSRALLEEFLPEIRSRLLVLLSQQTAEQLATNDGKTALSDQIKTELNKPISDRTAAVTDVLYNAFILR; translated from the coding sequence ATGGCAAAGAAAGATTCAGCGGATGAGAAGAAGAAAAAGGGGGGACTGGGGGTTGCTCTGTTTGCCCTCATCGCTCTGGGCGCCTGTGCCGCCGCCGGTTACACCTGGTATGAGCTGAAAAATGTTAAATCACAGATTGCCAATGGGGTCGAAGAACAGCCGCCCGTAGTCAGTCAGGTTCCGCTATATATGCCGCTGGAAACCTTTACCGTCAGCCTGAAGCCGACCGAAGAAGACGCCGATCGCGTGCTGTATATCGGTTTGACGCTGCGTCTGCGCGATGAAAACTCCCGGGCTCTACTGGAAGAGTTCTTACCGGAAATTCGCAGCCGCCTGCTGGTGCTGCTTTCTCAGCAGACCGCCGAACAGCTGGCGACCAACGACGGTAAAACGGCACTGAGCGATCAGATTAAAACGGAGCTGAATAAGCCTATTTCTGACCGTACTGCCGCCGTCACCGACGTGCTGTATAACGCCTTTATCCTGCGGTAA
- a CDS encoding flagellar hook-length control protein FliK, which produces MIPNTLPNMGVAGLAASSPEARTANGEADFALQLASALPGDETVADVMPEMTTDTLPLAEKLIQQIRDALESGTLPEGTALDGGQVQQLQQWLAQLTNSPEPQTQEQKDALLMRLSASADGVTGEEATTLLKSLIEDEGKGKTTLASISAATTSSGGHIPALVASALNIEKRRSGQEQAPVNDALTQGKMAVQPEMTEASRANATALVQESSLPQAGVTHETQPLNAALLRLAPEGGTTGHANALATASTNAAPVLSQPLGSAAWQQALGQQLAMFTRNGIHNAELRLHPQDLGALQLNIRMSQEQAQLHIVSDNHHVRAALEAAMPQLRTSLAEAGIELSQSSVSADNAAPWQDASGENRQGGDGEGGNGSGAGGSGQDEAEQTTVQTRTIMRPGGVDTFA; this is translated from the coding sequence ATGATTCCGAATACATTACCGAATATGGGCGTGGCGGGTCTGGCCGCTTCCTCGCCTGAGGCGCGCACTGCGAACGGGGAAGCGGATTTCGCGCTGCAACTGGCATCGGCGCTGCCTGGCGATGAAACGGTTGCCGACGTTATGCCGGAGATGACGACAGATACGCTGCCGCTGGCTGAAAAACTGATACAGCAGATTCGCGATGCGCTGGAATCTGGCACGTTGCCGGAAGGCACGGCGCTGGACGGTGGGCAGGTACAGCAGCTTCAGCAGTGGCTGGCGCAGCTCACCAATAGCCCGGAGCCGCAGACGCAGGAGCAGAAAGACGCGCTGCTTATGCGCCTTAGCGCCAGCGCTGACGGGGTGACCGGAGAAGAGGCCACAACGTTGCTTAAAAGCCTGATCGAAGATGAAGGTAAAGGCAAAACCACGCTGGCGTCAATCAGTGCCGCTACTACGTCGTCCGGCGGACATATTCCGGCGCTGGTGGCATCGGCGTTGAATATTGAAAAGCGCCGTTCCGGCCAGGAACAGGCGCCGGTGAACGATGCGCTGACCCAGGGCAAAATGGCGGTACAGCCCGAGATGACCGAGGCCAGCCGAGCCAACGCGACGGCGCTGGTGCAGGAATCCTCACTGCCTCAGGCGGGCGTCACGCATGAAACCCAGCCTCTGAACGCCGCGCTGTTGCGTCTGGCGCCGGAAGGGGGCACTACGGGCCACGCCAACGCGCTGGCGACCGCCAGTACCAATGCGGCGCCGGTCCTTAGTCAGCCGCTGGGCTCCGCCGCCTGGCAGCAGGCGCTGGGGCAGCAGCTGGCCATGTTTACCCGCAACGGTATTCACAACGCCGAATTGCGGCTGCATCCCCAGGATCTTGGCGCGCTACAGCTCAATATTCGTATGAGCCAGGAGCAGGCCCAGTTGCATATTGTCTCTGATAACCACCACGTGCGCGCCGCGCTGGAAGCAGCTATGCCTCAGTTGCGAACCTCACTGGCTGAAGCGGGTATCGAACTGAGCCAAAGCAGCGTCAGCGCCGATAATGCTGCGCCCTGGCAGGATGCTTCTGGTGAAAATCGTCAGGGGGGTGACGGCGAGGGTGGCAATGGCTCAGGCGCAGGCGGTAGCGGCCAGGATGAGGCCGAACAGACCACTGTTCAGACCCGAACCATCATGCGGCCAGGCGGTGTGGACACCTTTGCCTGA
- the fliJ gene encoding flagellar export protein FliJ, whose translation MATASPMDTLRELAEEALQEATTQLGKMRLACQQAEDQLNQLINYEQEYRQRLHTNMTAEGMAATNWMNYQQFMTSLDKTLEHHRQHVAQCQHHVSLALKTWQEKKQRLNAFETLRDRAMATQLLRENKLDQKLMDEYAQRASLRKDNL comes from the coding sequence ATGGCGACCGCTTCCCCAATGGACACCTTGCGAGAACTGGCCGAAGAGGCCTTGCAGGAGGCGACCACCCAGTTAGGAAAAATGCGTCTGGCCTGCCAGCAGGCGGAAGATCAGCTGAACCAGCTCATTAACTATGAGCAGGAATACCGACAGCGGCTACATACCAATATGACGGCCGAGGGAATGGCGGCAACGAACTGGATGAATTATCAACAGTTTATGACATCCCTGGACAAAACCCTTGAGCACCATCGTCAGCATGTGGCTCAGTGCCAGCATCATGTCAGTCTGGCGCTGAAAACCTGGCAGGAGAAAAAGCAGCGTCTGAACGCGTTTGAAACGCTCAGAGACCGGGCGATGGCAACCCAGCTGCTGCGAGAGAACAAGCTGGATCAAAAATTGATGGATGAATATGCGCAGCGCGCGAGCCTGAGGAAGGATAACTTATGA
- the fliI gene encoding flagellar protein export ATPase FliI yields MTARLDRWLSTLSRSEKRMKNLAPYRQYGKLTRATGLVMEATGLQLPIGTNCIIERNNGQGIEQVESEVVGFNGQMLYLMPLEQVDGILPGARVYAPGMVNGLPPGKQLPLGPELLGRVLDASARPLDGKPAPDTGYRAPLITPPFNPLQRVPIHNVLDTGVRAINGMLTIGKGQRVGLFAGSGVGKSVLLGMMARYTKADVIVVGLIGERGREVKDFIENILGEEGLKRAVVIAAPADVSPLLRMQGAAYATRIAEDFRDRGQDVLLIMDSLTRYAMAQREIALAIGEPPATKGYPPSVFARLPALVERAGNGTQDGGSITAFYTVLTEGDDQQDPIADSARAILDGHIVLSRRLAESGHYPAIDVEASISRAMTELIAPEHYKMVNTFKQLISSYQRNRDLISVGAYAAGSDPQLDHAIRIYPQLEAWLQQGILERSSYEEAREALFALFPDLSSR; encoded by the coding sequence ATGACGGCGCGCCTCGACCGCTGGCTCAGCACCCTGAGCCGTAGTGAAAAGCGGATGAAGAACCTGGCGCCCTACCGTCAGTACGGCAAGCTGACCCGTGCCACCGGGCTGGTCATGGAGGCCACCGGACTGCAGCTTCCTATCGGCACCAACTGCATTATCGAACGTAATAACGGCCAGGGCATTGAGCAGGTGGAAAGCGAGGTGGTGGGCTTTAACGGCCAGATGCTCTATCTGATGCCGCTGGAGCAGGTAGACGGCATTCTGCCCGGCGCCCGCGTCTATGCCCCAGGCATGGTAAATGGCCTGCCGCCCGGTAAGCAGTTGCCCCTTGGCCCTGAGCTTCTTGGCCGGGTGCTGGATGCCAGCGCCCGGCCGCTTGATGGTAAACCCGCGCCGGATACCGGCTATCGCGCACCGCTAATTACCCCGCCATTTAACCCGCTTCAGCGGGTGCCGATCCATAACGTACTCGATACCGGCGTACGCGCCATTAACGGCATGCTGACCATTGGTAAGGGGCAGCGTGTGGGCCTGTTTGCGGGTTCCGGGGTGGGTAAAAGCGTGCTGCTTGGCATGATGGCGCGTTACACCAAAGCCGATGTGATCGTCGTGGGACTGATCGGTGAACGCGGGCGCGAAGTTAAAGACTTTATTGAAAATATTTTGGGCGAAGAGGGCCTGAAGCGCGCCGTGGTCATCGCCGCTCCCGCGGACGTTTCCCCACTGCTGCGTATGCAGGGGGCCGCTTACGCTACGCGCATTGCGGAAGACTTTCGCGATCGCGGACAGGATGTACTGCTGATCATGGATTCGCTGACCCGTTATGCCATGGCGCAGCGCGAAATCGCGCTGGCCATTGGCGAACCGCCAGCCACCAAAGGCTACCCGCCTTCGGTATTCGCCAGGCTCCCCGCGCTGGTGGAGCGCGCCGGGAACGGCACCCAGGATGGCGGATCGATCACCGCGTTTTATACCGTGTTGACCGAAGGGGACGATCAACAGGATCCGATCGCCGACTCGGCGCGCGCGATCCTCGACGGCCATATCGTGCTGTCACGCCGTCTGGCTGAATCCGGTCACTATCCGGCAATCGATGTCGAAGCCTCTATCAGCCGCGCCATGACCGAGCTGATTGCCCCGGAACACTACAAGATGGTGAACACCTTTAAGCAGTTGATCTCCAGCTATCAACGCAACCGCGATCTGATAAGCGTGGGCGCCTACGCCGCGGGCAGCGACCCGCAGCTCGATCACGCTATCAGGATTTATCCGCAACTGGAGGCCTGGTTACAGCAGGGCATCCTTGAACGCAGCAGTTATGAAGAGGCACGCGAGGCGCTGTTTGCGCTGTTCCCCGACCTCTCTTCCCGGTAA
- the fliH gene encoding flagellar assembly protein FliH: MSDGRLKHDWRRWMPEDLGSPFASLDSLPPIPEAGVESSPEEKLAELNRLRQQAQQQGYNEGLKKGEEEGHAQGYERGLEQGKAEGIELGLAQAKAEQQELTDQFASLLKDFNVTMESLDEVIPARLVQMALTAARQVIGQAPMCDASALVEQVRKLLHEETLFNGQPQLWVSPDDYPMVQEQLGSTLENHGWRLYSDGKILRGGCRICSTDGELDATLGTRWEALCHLTQEETLL; the protein is encoded by the coding sequence ATGTCTGACGGGCGTCTGAAGCACGACTGGCGCCGCTGGATGCCGGAAGATCTCGGTTCTCCCTTTGCGTCGCTGGATAGCCTGCCGCCGATTCCCGAGGCAGGCGTAGAGAGTAGCCCGGAAGAGAAGCTGGCCGAGCTTAACCGTCTGCGTCAGCAGGCGCAGCAGCAGGGTTACAACGAAGGACTGAAAAAGGGCGAAGAAGAGGGTCATGCCCAGGGCTATGAGCGCGGCCTTGAACAGGGCAAAGCCGAAGGGATCGAACTGGGTCTGGCGCAGGCCAAAGCCGAACAACAGGAACTGACAGACCAGTTCGCCAGCCTGTTGAAGGACTTTAACGTCACCATGGAAAGCCTGGATGAAGTGATTCCGGCGCGCCTGGTGCAGATGGCGCTCACCGCCGCCCGTCAGGTCATTGGTCAGGCGCCGATGTGCGATGCCAGCGCGTTGGTTGAACAGGTGCGTAAGCTGCTGCATGAAGAGACGCTGTTCAACGGCCAGCCGCAGCTTTGGGTCAGCCCGGATGATTATCCGATGGTTCAGGAACAGCTGGGCAGCACCCTGGAAAATCACGGCTGGCGTCTGTACTCAGACGGCAAGATCTTACGCGGCGGTTGCCGTATTTGTTCTACCGACGGCGAACTGGATGCCACCCTGGGGACTCGCTGGGAAGCGTTGTGCCATCTGACCCAGGAGGAGACGCTGTTATGA
- the fliG gene encoding flagellar motor switch protein FliG, with translation MNAIEKSAILMMTLGEARAAEVFKHLNNQEVTQISSAMVNMTSFTHEQLAEVLREFHKDAADFSALSVNTNDYVRSVLVKALGEERASSLLEDLLDSQNSTNGIETLNFMEPQMVYDLIREEHPQIIATILVHLKRGQAADVLARFDDRERNDIMLRIATFGGVQPAALQELTEVLNNLLDGQNIKRSKMGGIRPAAEILNLMKSQQEEAAIEAVREYDGELAQKIIDEMFLFENLVEMEDRSIQRILQDVENESLIVALKGAEQPLRDKFFRNMSRRQAEILSEDLSSRGPVRMSQVETEQKSILMVVRRLAESGEIVLSSGEDEYV, from the coding sequence ATGAATGCGATTGAGAAGAGCGCCATCCTGATGATGACGCTGGGAGAAGCCCGGGCTGCTGAGGTGTTTAAACACCTCAACAATCAGGAAGTGACCCAGATCAGCTCCGCGATGGTCAACATGACCAGCTTTACCCATGAGCAGCTGGCCGAAGTCCTGCGCGAATTCCATAAAGATGCGGCGGACTTCTCCGCCCTGAGCGTAAATACCAATGACTACGTGCGTAGCGTTCTGGTGAAGGCGCTGGGTGAAGAGCGCGCCTCCAGCCTGCTGGAAGATCTGCTGGATTCTCAGAACAGTACCAACGGTATCGAAACCCTGAACTTCATGGAGCCTCAGATGGTGTACGATCTGATCCGCGAAGAGCATCCTCAGATCATCGCGACCATCCTGGTACATCTCAAACGCGGCCAGGCGGCGGACGTACTGGCACGATTCGACGACCGCGAGCGCAACGACATCATGCTGCGTATCGCGACCTTTGGCGGCGTTCAGCCGGCGGCGCTGCAGGAACTGACCGAAGTGCTTAACAACCTGCTGGATGGTCAGAACATCAAGCGCAGTAAGATGGGCGGTATCCGTCCGGCGGCGGAGATCCTGAACCTGATGAAATCGCAGCAGGAAGAGGCGGCTATCGAGGCGGTTCGCGAATACGACGGCGAACTGGCGCAGAAGATTATCGACGAAATGTTCCTGTTCGAAAACCTGGTCGAAATGGAAGATCGCAGCATTCAGCGCATCCTGCAGGATGTGGAAAACGAATCGCTTATCGTTGCACTGAAAGGGGCTGAACAGCCGCTGCGCGACAAGTTCTTCCGCAATATGTCCCGTCGCCAGGCCGAGATTCTCAGCGAAGATCTCAGTTCCCGCGGCCCGGTACGTATGTCTCAGGTCGAGACCGAGCAGAAGAGCATTCTGATGGTGGTGCGCCGCCTGGCGGAAAGCGGCGAGATTGTACTGAGCAGTGGCGAGGACGAGTATGTCTGA
- the fliF gene encoding flagellar basal-body MS-ring/collar protein FliF: MSAQSNGIPTNKTAGLMAQLERFRANPRLLLLVSIAAAVAVVIAALLWARSPDYRVLYSNISDQDGGAVIAQLEQMKVPYRFSDSGGAIMVPADKVHDARLKLAQQGLPKGGAIGFELLDKEKFGISQFSEQVNYQRALEGELARTMETLGPVRNARVHLAIPKPSLFVREQKQPTASVTLNLYPGRTMDSGQVNAIAYMVSSAVPGLPVGNVTVVDQSGRLLTQSGSDEQSLNASQLKYIAEVEADYQQRIQSILAPVVGSQNVHAQVTAQIDFSTHEQTAEQYQPNNNPEKMALRSRQTSQSQQAGMGNVGGVPGALSNQPAPPPSAPIETPPAQGNNNANAGANNNNNNNAAAGNTVSTNSTQSGPYSNRSDETANYEVDRTLTHTKRGKGNIERLSVAVVVNYQNDEEGKPVALSQAQMDQINQLVRGAMGYSTDRGDNLSVVNSPFTDNSELSVELPFWQQDRFIDLMLSGLRYLVVLLVAWILWRKGIRPQLEKQRELTRMQIEADKEARRAKPEAPRQSTRAEQEENARAQLRTETEMHSQTIRNMADQEPQVIALVIRQWLSKEQK, from the coding sequence ATGAGTGCCCAGTCAAACGGCATACCCACGAATAAAACTGCAGGCCTAATGGCCCAACTGGAACGTTTTCGTGCAAACCCCAGACTTCTTTTACTCGTTTCCATAGCAGCGGCGGTGGCCGTGGTTATTGCGGCTCTGCTTTGGGCTCGCTCCCCTGACTATCGCGTCCTTTATAGCAACATCAGCGACCAGGATGGCGGTGCGGTGATTGCTCAGCTTGAACAGATGAAGGTGCCCTATCGCTTTAGCGATAGCGGCGGCGCGATCATGGTTCCGGCGGATAAAGTACATGACGCGCGCCTGAAGCTGGCTCAACAGGGATTACCGAAAGGTGGTGCGATAGGCTTTGAACTACTGGATAAAGAGAAGTTCGGCATCAGCCAGTTCAGCGAACAGGTGAACTACCAGCGCGCGCTGGAAGGTGAACTGGCGCGGACCATGGAAACTCTGGGGCCGGTGCGCAACGCGCGCGTCCACCTGGCTATTCCTAAACCCTCTCTTTTTGTGCGTGAGCAGAAGCAGCCCACGGCATCCGTTACGCTGAACCTGTATCCGGGTCGCACCATGGATAGCGGTCAGGTGAATGCTATCGCCTATATGGTTTCCAGTGCGGTACCGGGTCTGCCAGTAGGTAACGTTACCGTGGTGGATCAGAGCGGCCGCCTGCTGACTCAGTCAGGCAGCGATGAACAGTCGTTGAATGCCTCGCAGCTTAAGTATATCGCCGAAGTTGAAGCCGATTATCAGCAGCGTATCCAGTCAATACTGGCGCCGGTGGTCGGCAGCCAGAACGTGCACGCGCAGGTGACAGCGCAGATTGACTTTTCGACCCATGAACAGACGGCGGAACAGTATCAGCCTAATAACAATCCGGAAAAAATGGCGCTGCGCAGCCGCCAGACCAGCCAGAGTCAGCAGGCCGGTATGGGCAACGTGGGTGGCGTGCCGGGAGCGCTAAGCAACCAGCCCGCACCACCGCCGAGCGCGCCGATTGAAACGCCGCCCGCCCAGGGGAATAACAACGCTAACGCTGGCGCCAACAACAATAACAACAATAACGCAGCGGCAGGAAATACGGTAAGCACCAACTCGACCCAGAGTGGCCCGTACAGCAATCGCAGCGATGAAACCGCCAACTATGAAGTGGACCGCACGCTGACCCATACCAAACGAGGCAAAGGTAATATTGAGCGTCTGTCCGTTGCGGTGGTGGTGAACTATCAGAATGACGAAGAAGGTAAGCCGGTCGCCCTGAGCCAGGCGCAGATGGATCAGATCAATCAGCTGGTACGCGGTGCGATGGGCTACTCAACCGATCGCGGCGATAACCTGAGCGTAGTGAATTCGCCGTTCACCGATAACAGCGAGCTGAGCGTGGAACTGCCGTTCTGGCAGCAGGATCGCTTCATCGACCTGATGCTCTCTGGCCTGCGTTATCTGGTAGTACTTCTGGTGGCGTGGATTCTGTGGCGTAAGGGCATTCGTCCGCAGCTCGAGAAACAGCGTGAACTGACGCGCATGCAAATCGAGGCCGATAAAGAAGCCCGTCGGGCCAAACCGGAAGCGCCGCGCCAGAGCACCCGTGCCGAGCAGGAAGAGAACGCCCGTGCCCAGTTGCGTACTGAAACAGAAATGCACAGCCAGACCATCCGCAACATGGCCGACCAGGAGCCGCAGGTGATTGCCTTGGTGATCCGTCAATGGCTAAGTAAAGAGCAGAAATAA
- the fliE gene encoding flagellar hook-basal body complex protein FliE, with translation MAVPAINSVVESMQALAAQASGGIQSPAVNLNSALQEKSETRFSDVLLDSVKSLNEVRNQSSAMTEKFMLGAPDVSLNDVMVGMQKSSLALNLGVQVRNKLVSAYQEIMSMPV, from the coding sequence ATGGCCGTTCCGGCAATAAATAGTGTTGTTGAAAGCATGCAAGCGCTGGCTGCGCAGGCATCCGGCGGTATTCAGTCGCCAGCCGTTAATCTTAATTCCGCCTTGCAGGAAAAAAGCGAAACCCGCTTTTCCGATGTACTGCTGGATAGCGTGAAGAGCCTGAATGAAGTTCGTAACCAGTCTTCCGCCATGACGGAGAAGTTTATGCTCGGCGCCCCGGACGTGAGCCTGAATGACGTGATGGTCGGGATGCAAAAGTCATCCCTGGCGCTGAACCTGGGTGTGCAGGTGCGTAATAAGCTGGTGAGCGCCTACCAGGAAATTATGAGTATGCCGGTCTGA